One Megalops cyprinoides isolate fMegCyp1 chromosome 23, fMegCyp1.pri, whole genome shotgun sequence genomic region harbors:
- the LOC118770754 gene encoding protein Wnt-2-like, protein MNLLPSGICFYISVAICWFTSRVDTSWWYMGTLGSQVMCDNVPGLVNKQRQLCRQHPKMMQAIGSGIRDWIAECQYQFRNHRWNCSTMERDHTVFGKVLLRSSREAAFVYAISSAGVVHTITRACSQGDLESCSCDPEKKGTSRDARGPFAWGGCSDNVDYALRFSQTFIDAKDRRERDARALMNLHNNRAGRKAVKRFMNLECKCHGVSGSCTVRTCWLAMADFRHTGEFLRRKYNGAVQVVMNQYGTGFSRAYRKFKRPTKNDLVYFENSPDYCVRDPDTGSLGTGGRVCNRTSRGMDSCEVMCCGRGYDTSRVGRTTKCECKFHWCCAVRCRDCHEVVDVHTCKGQDSSTWRGQV, encoded by the exons ATGAACTTATTGCCAAGTGGAATATGCTTTTACATATCAGTAGCAATCTGTTGGTTCACGTCAAGAGTCGACACGTCTTGGTG GTACATGGGAACCCTGGGTTCACAGGTGATGTGCGACAACGTTCCCGGATTGGTTAACAAGCAGCGCCAGCTGTGCCGCCAGCATCCGAAAATGATGCAGGCGATTGGGTCCGGGATCCGGGACTGGATCGCTGAGTGTCAGTACCAGTTCCGGAACCACCGCTGGAACTGCAGCACCATGGAGCGGGACCACACCGTGTTCGGAAAGGTTCTTCTTCGGA GCAGTCGGGAGGCTGCCTTTGTGTATGCCATATCATCGGCCGGCGTGGTCCACACCATTACCCGCGCCTGCAGCCAGGGGGATCTAGAGTCCTGCTCCTGCGACCCTGAGAAGAAGGGCACGTCCCGGGATGCCAGGGGGCCCTTCGCCTGGGGCGGCTGCAGCGATAACGTGGACTACGCCCTCAGATTCTCCCAGACCTTCATCGATGCCAAGGACCGGAGGGAGAGGGACGCCCGAGCACTGATGAACCTGCATAACAACAGGGCTGGGAGGAag GCAGTGAAGCGTTTTATGAATCTGGAGTGTAAATGTCACGGAGTGAGCGGCTCCTGCACTGTCAGGACCTGCTGGCTCGCCATGGCCGACTTCCGGCACACGGGGGAGTTCCTGCGTCGGAAGTACAACGGAGCCGTGCAGGTGGTCATGAACCAGTACGGCACAGGCTTCAGCCGGGCCTACCGGAAGTTCAAGAGGCCCACCAAGAATGACCTGGTCTACTTCGAGAACTCGCCCGACTACTGCGTCCGCGACCCTGACACTG GCTCGCTGGGCACAGGCGGGCGTGTCTGCAACAGGACGTCTCGAGGCATGGACAGCTGTGAGGTCATGTGCTGTGGGCGTGGCTACGACACCTCCCGGGTTGGCCGCACCACCAAGTGCGAGTGCAAGTTCCACTGGTGCTGCGCAGTGCGCTGCCGGGACTGCCATGAGGTGGTGGACGTGCACACCTGCAAGGGCCAGGACAGCAGCACCTGGCGGGGGCAggtgtga
- the LOC118770515 gene encoding suppressor of tumorigenicity 7 protein homolog isoform X1, translated as MLTETPGCGCFRITVLPGAAMFSTESSLSMFLNTLTPKFYVALTGTSSLISGLILIFEWWYFRKYGTSFIEQVSVSHLRPLLGGVDNSSPSSSGASNGDTDSNRQNVSECKVWRNPLNLFRGAEYNRYTWVTGREPLTYYDMNLSAQDHQTFFTCDSDRLRPADAIMQKAWRERNPQARVSAAHETLELEECATAYILLAEEEATTIAEAEKLFKQALRAGESCYRHSQQLQHHGAQYEAQHRRDTNVVVYTKRRLAMCSRKLGRTREAVKMMRDLMKEFPLLSMFNIHENLLEALLDLQAYADVQAVLAKYDDISLPKSATICYTAALLKARGVSDRFSPEAASRRGLSTAEMNAVEAIHRAVEFNPHVPKYLLEMKSLILPPEHILKRGDSEAVAYAFFHLQHWKRVEGALNLLHCTWEGTFRMIPYPLEKGHLFYPYPICTETADRELLPTVFHEVSVYPKKELPFFILFTAGLCSFTAMLALLTHQFPELMGVFAKAFLSTLFAPLNFVMEKVESILPSSLWHQLTRI; from the exons TCAGCATGTTTCTCAACACTTTGACCCCCAAGTTTTACGTGGCTTTGACAGGGACCTCATCGTTAATATCCGGCCTCATCTTG ATATTTGAGTGGTGGTACTTCAGGAAGTACGGGACCTCCTTCATTGAGCAAGTGTCAGTGAGCCACTTGCGCCCTCTGCTGGGCGGTGTGGACAACAGCTCTCCCAGCAGCTCCGGTGCCAGTAACGGAGACACAGACTCCAATCGACAAAATGTGTCGG AATGTAAAGTGTGGAGAAATCCACTGAACCTGTTCCGAGGAGCAGAGTATAACAG gTATACGTGGGTTACGGGCCGAGAACCCCTCACCTACTACGACATGAACCTCTCCGCGCAGGACCACCAAACCTTCTTCACCTGCGACTCAGACCGCCTGCGGCCTGCCGATGCCA TAATGCAGAAAgcctggagggagaggaacCCACAGGCCCGAGTCTCCGCTGCACACGAGACCCTGGAGCTCGAAGA GTGTGCCACAGCCTACATCCTGCTGGCGGAGGAGGAGGCCACCACCATCGCGGAGGCTGAGAAACTCTTCAAACAGGCGCTGAGAGCCGGGGAGAGCTGCTacagacacagccagcagctgcagcaccacGGAGCGCAGTACgaagcacagcaca GAAGGGACACAAATGTAGTGGTTTACACTAAGAGAAGACTGGCCATGTGCTCCAGGAAGCTGGGCAGAACCCGGGAGGCGGTCAAAATGATGAGAGAT TTAATGAAGGAGTTCCCTCTCCTCAGTATGTTCAATATCCACGAGAACCTGCTGGAGGCGCTGTTGGATCTGCAGGCCTATGCTGACGTTCAGGCGGTGCTGGCCAAGTACGACG atatcaGTTTACCCAAATCTGCAACCATATGCTACACTGCGGCCCTTCTGAAAGCCAGGGGTGTGTCAGACAG gTTCTCTCCGGAGGCGGCGTCTCGGCGGGGCCTCAGTACGGCGGAGATGAACGCGGTAGAGGCCATTCATCGAGCGGTGGAGTTCAACCCACACGTCCCCAAA TACCTGTTAGAGATGAAGAGTCTGATCCTGCCCCCGGAGCACATCCTGAAGAGGGGCGACAGCGAGGCGGTGGCTTACGCCTTCTTCCACCTGCAGCACTGGAAGAGGGTGGAGGGAGCACTCAACCTGCTGCACTGCACCTGGGAGGGCA CTTTCAGGATGATTCCCTATCCTCTGGAGAAAGGCCACCTCTTCTACCCATACCCCATATGCACAGAGACAGCGGACAGAGAGCTGCTACCCA CAGTGTTCCACGAGGTGTCGGTGTACCCTAAGAAGGAGCTGCCCTTCTTCATCCTCTTCACCGCCGGCCTCTGCTCCTTCACCGCCATGCTGGCCCTCCTCACACACCAGTTCCCTGAGCTCATGGGCGTCTTTGCTAAAGCG TTCCTCAGTACGCTGTTTGCGCCACTGAACTTCGTCATGGAGAAGGTGGAGAGCATCCTGCCATCCAGCCTCTGGCACCAGCTCACACGCATCTAG
- the LOC118770515 gene encoding suppressor of tumorigenicity 7 protein homolog isoform X2, with protein MLTETPGCGCFRITVLPGAAMFSTESSLSMFLNTLTPKFYVALTGTSSLISGLILIFEWWYFRKYGTSFIEQVSVSHLRPLLGGVDNSSPSSSGASNGDTDSNRQNVSECKVWRNPLNLFRGAEYNRYTWVTGREPLTYYDMNLSAQDHQTFFTCDSDRLRPADAIMQKAWRERNPQARVSAAHETLELEECATAYILLAEEEATTIAEAEKLFKQALRAGESCYRHSQQLQHHGAQYEAQHRRDTNVVVYTKRRLAMCSRKLGRTREAVKMMRDLMKEFPLLSMFNIHENLLEALLDLQAYADVQAVLAKYDDISLPKSATICYTAALLKARGVSDRFSPEAASRRGLSTAEMNAVEAIHRAVEFNPHVPKYLLEMKSLILPPEHILKRGDSEAVAYAFFHLQHWKRVEGALNLLHCTWEGTFRMIPYPLEKGHLFYPYPICTETADRELLPMFHEVSVYPKKELPFFILFTAGLCSFTAMLALLTHQFPELMGVFAKAFLSTLFAPLNFVMEKVESILPSSLWHQLTRI; from the exons TCAGCATGTTTCTCAACACTTTGACCCCCAAGTTTTACGTGGCTTTGACAGGGACCTCATCGTTAATATCCGGCCTCATCTTG ATATTTGAGTGGTGGTACTTCAGGAAGTACGGGACCTCCTTCATTGAGCAAGTGTCAGTGAGCCACTTGCGCCCTCTGCTGGGCGGTGTGGACAACAGCTCTCCCAGCAGCTCCGGTGCCAGTAACGGAGACACAGACTCCAATCGACAAAATGTGTCGG AATGTAAAGTGTGGAGAAATCCACTGAACCTGTTCCGAGGAGCAGAGTATAACAG gTATACGTGGGTTACGGGCCGAGAACCCCTCACCTACTACGACATGAACCTCTCCGCGCAGGACCACCAAACCTTCTTCACCTGCGACTCAGACCGCCTGCGGCCTGCCGATGCCA TAATGCAGAAAgcctggagggagaggaacCCACAGGCCCGAGTCTCCGCTGCACACGAGACCCTGGAGCTCGAAGA GTGTGCCACAGCCTACATCCTGCTGGCGGAGGAGGAGGCCACCACCATCGCGGAGGCTGAGAAACTCTTCAAACAGGCGCTGAGAGCCGGGGAGAGCTGCTacagacacagccagcagctgcagcaccacGGAGCGCAGTACgaagcacagcaca GAAGGGACACAAATGTAGTGGTTTACACTAAGAGAAGACTGGCCATGTGCTCCAGGAAGCTGGGCAGAACCCGGGAGGCGGTCAAAATGATGAGAGAT TTAATGAAGGAGTTCCCTCTCCTCAGTATGTTCAATATCCACGAGAACCTGCTGGAGGCGCTGTTGGATCTGCAGGCCTATGCTGACGTTCAGGCGGTGCTGGCCAAGTACGACG atatcaGTTTACCCAAATCTGCAACCATATGCTACACTGCGGCCCTTCTGAAAGCCAGGGGTGTGTCAGACAG gTTCTCTCCGGAGGCGGCGTCTCGGCGGGGCCTCAGTACGGCGGAGATGAACGCGGTAGAGGCCATTCATCGAGCGGTGGAGTTCAACCCACACGTCCCCAAA TACCTGTTAGAGATGAAGAGTCTGATCCTGCCCCCGGAGCACATCCTGAAGAGGGGCGACAGCGAGGCGGTGGCTTACGCCTTCTTCCACCTGCAGCACTGGAAGAGGGTGGAGGGAGCACTCAACCTGCTGCACTGCACCTGGGAGGGCA CTTTCAGGATGATTCCCTATCCTCTGGAGAAAGGCCACCTCTTCTACCCATACCCCATATGCACAGAGACAGCGGACAGAGAGCTGCTACCCA TGTTCCACGAGGTGTCGGTGTACCCTAAGAAGGAGCTGCCCTTCTTCATCCTCTTCACCGCCGGCCTCTGCTCCTTCACCGCCATGCTGGCCCTCCTCACACACCAGTTCCCTGAGCTCATGGGCGTCTTTGCTAAAGCG TTCCTCAGTACGCTGTTTGCGCCACTGAACTTCGTCATGGAGAAGGTGGAGAGCATCCTGCCATCCAGCCTCTGGCACCAGCTCACACGCATCTAG